One Streptomyces sp. NBC_01237 genomic region harbors:
- a CDS encoding ABC transporter ATP-binding protein, with protein MPDRADARDVADEQNAQGARSTRSAQEDRAGGAGNGPPAVRVDGLWKRFGDQIAVAGIDLELPAGKFIGLVGPNGAGKTTTLSMVTGLLRPDMGKVEVAGHDVWTDPVQVKSRIGVLPEGLRLFERLSGRELLAYTGRLRGLPGDEVDKRATQLLDVLDLAGSQHKLVVDYSTGMRKKIGLAAALLHNPEVLFLDEPFEGVDPVSAQTIRGVLERYTRSGATVVFSSHVMELVESLCDWVAVMAAGRIKAQGTLAEVRGDAPSLQSAFLELVGAGGRDTGDSLDWLGGTR; from the coding sequence ATGCCGGACCGGGCAGATGCACGAGACGTAGCGGATGAGCAGAACGCACAGGGCGCGCGGAGCACCCGGAGCGCGCAGGAGGACCGGGCGGGCGGGGCGGGGAACGGGCCGCCCGCCGTTCGTGTGGACGGCCTGTGGAAGCGGTTCGGGGATCAGATCGCGGTGGCCGGGATCGACCTGGAGCTGCCCGCCGGCAAGTTCATCGGCCTGGTGGGGCCCAACGGGGCGGGGAAGACCACCACGCTGTCGATGGTGACGGGGCTGCTCCGGCCCGACATGGGAAAGGTCGAGGTCGCCGGGCACGACGTGTGGACGGACCCGGTCCAGGTGAAGTCCCGGATCGGGGTGCTGCCGGAGGGACTGCGGCTCTTCGAACGGCTCTCGGGGCGTGAACTCCTGGCATACACCGGCCGGTTGCGTGGGCTGCCGGGGGACGAGGTCGACAAGCGGGCCACCCAGCTGCTGGACGTACTCGATCTCGCGGGCTCGCAGCACAAGCTGGTCGTGGACTACTCGACCGGTATGAGGAAGAAGATCGGTCTGGCCGCGGCCCTGCTGCACAACCCCGAAGTGCTCTTCCTCGACGAGCCCTTCGAGGGCGTCGACCCGGTGTCGGCACAGACCATTCGCGGGGTTCTGGAGCGGTACACCCGGTCCGGGGCGACCGTCGTCTTCTCCAGCCATGTGATGGAGCTGGTCGAGTCGCTGTGCGACTGGGTGGCCGTCATGGCCGCGGGCCGGATCAAGGCGCAGGGCACTCTCGCGGAAGTGCGCGGCGACGCCCCCTCGTTGCAGAGCGCCTTCCTGGAGCTGGTCGGCGCGGGCGGCCGGGACACCGGGGACTCCCTGGACTGGCTGGGCGGCACCCGATGA
- a CDS encoding bifunctional DNA primase/polymerase, translating into MLFVEETIGVTKHAHVPQQRGEQLLDAAVRYTEERHWDVFPGTWLEAVGGRERCSCEDDGCAAPGAHAPRPDWAGQATGSAAAARRMWSKHPRASVLLPTGRTFDAIDVPESAGFLALARMERMGLTLGPVTCTPDRRMLFFVLPGAAVKVAELVRTLGWNAEAIDLVGRGDGHYVAGPPTRIGGRGAVQWARRPTHANRWLPDAEELISPLAYACAREAADARARLS; encoded by the coding sequence GTGCTCTTCGTGGAAGAGACCATCGGAGTCACGAAGCACGCGCACGTCCCCCAACAGCGAGGCGAGCAACTGCTCGACGCCGCCGTGCGGTACACGGAAGAGCGCCACTGGGACGTGTTCCCCGGCACCTGGCTGGAGGCGGTGGGCGGCCGGGAGCGCTGCTCCTGCGAGGACGACGGCTGTGCCGCCCCCGGAGCGCACGCTCCCCGGCCCGACTGGGCGGGCCAGGCGACCGGCAGCGCCGCCGCCGCCCGCCGGATGTGGTCCAAGCACCCCAGGGCCTCGGTCCTGCTGCCGACCGGCCGGACCTTCGACGCGATCGACGTTCCCGAGTCGGCGGGCTTCCTGGCGCTGGCCCGGATGGAACGGATGGGTCTGACGCTCGGCCCGGTCACCTGCACCCCCGACCGCCGGATGCTGTTCTTCGTCCTGCCGGGCGCCGCGGTCAAGGTCGCCGAGCTGGTACGGACCCTGGGCTGGAACGCCGAGGCGATCGACCTGGTGGGCCGCGGCGACGGCCATTACGTGGCGGGACCCCCGACCCGGATCGGGGGACGCGGCGCCGTGCAGTGGGCGCGCCGCCCCACCCACGCCAACCGGTGGCTGCCGGACGCCGAGGAGCTGATCAGCCCGCTCGCCTACGCCTGCGCACGCGAGGCGGCGGACGCTCGGGCACGCCTTTCGTAG
- a CDS encoding transcriptional regulator, with amino-acid sequence MAARPLVARQPNERLQTLIQEAACSNAGLARRVNMVGAERGLDLRYDKTSVARWLRGQQPRGRAPGIIAEALGRKLGRTVTIDEIGMANGKNLASGVGLQFAPTVMGAIEQVCELWRSDVGRRDLLTGSTVAASALVEPSRDWLITGADPQVARTAGARVGMSDVEAVRAMTAALVDLDHRFGSGHVRPVLVHYLNSVVSGLLSGAYREAVGRELFGAVARLTELGGYMAIDTGQPGLAQRYYIQALRLAQAAGDRAYGGYVLAASMSHLAAQLGNPREIAQLARAAQEGARGRVTPRAEAMFHAAEARGHALLGDARTCQAVAGRALAAMEHADPDTGDDPDWIAHFDAGYLADELAHCHRDLGQAEPAARRAKEALAALPESRTRRRGIGLVLLATAQVQQREVERACHTGMRAMELLGTVRSSRGAEYLDDLQQRLLPYGDEAAVREFGARLELQAA; translated from the coding sequence ATGGCAGCCAGGCCACTCGTAGCCCGCCAGCCGAACGAACGGCTTCAGACACTCATTCAGGAAGCGGCTTGCTCCAACGCGGGTCTCGCGCGACGCGTCAACATGGTCGGCGCCGAACGCGGACTCGATCTCCGTTACGACAAGACGTCCGTGGCCCGGTGGCTGCGCGGTCAGCAACCACGCGGCAGGGCACCGGGAATCATCGCCGAGGCGCTCGGACGCAAGCTCGGCCGTACGGTCACGATCGACGAGATCGGCATGGCCAACGGCAAGAATCTGGCCTCCGGCGTCGGCCTCCAGTTCGCGCCGACGGTCATGGGCGCGATCGAGCAGGTCTGCGAGCTGTGGCGCAGTGACGTGGGCCGCCGCGATCTGCTGACCGGCTCCACGGTGGCCGCCTCCGCCCTCGTGGAACCCAGCAGGGACTGGCTGATCACGGGTGCCGATCCGCAGGTCGCCCGGACGGCCGGGGCACGCGTCGGTATGTCGGACGTGGAGGCGGTACGGGCGATGACGGCCGCGCTCGTCGACCTCGACCACCGTTTCGGCAGCGGACATGTGCGTCCGGTGCTGGTCCACTACCTCAACAGCGTGGTCTCCGGGCTGCTTTCGGGGGCGTATCGCGAGGCGGTCGGCCGGGAGCTGTTCGGCGCGGTCGCACGGCTCACCGAGCTCGGCGGCTACATGGCGATCGACACCGGCCAGCCGGGCCTCGCCCAGCGGTACTACATCCAGGCGCTGCGGCTGGCCCAGGCCGCGGGGGACCGGGCGTACGGCGGATATGTGCTGGCCGCGTCGATGAGCCACCTCGCCGCGCAGCTCGGCAACCCCAGGGAGATCGCCCAGTTGGCGCGGGCCGCGCAGGAGGGGGCGCGCGGACGGGTGACGCCGAGGGCGGAAGCGATGTTCCACGCGGCGGAGGCCCGCGGACACGCGCTGCTGGGCGACGCCCGCACCTGCCAGGCGGTGGCGGGCCGGGCGTTGGCGGCCATGGAGCACGCCGACCCGGACACCGGTGACGACCCGGACTGGATCGCCCACTTCGACGCGGGGTACCTCGCGGACGAGCTGGCGCACTGCCACCGCGACCTGGGGCAGGCGGAGCCCGCGGCGCGCCGGGCGAAGGAGGCCCTGGCCGCCCTGCCGGAGTCCCGGACGCGGCGCCGCGGCATCGGGCTGGTGCTCCTGGCCACGGCTCAGGTGCAGCAGCGCGAGGTGGAGCGGGCCTGCCACACGGGGATGCGGGCGATGGAGCTGCTGGGGACGGTGCGCTCCAGCCGAGGTGCGGAATATCTCGATGACCTCCAGCAGCGGCTCCTGCCGTACGGGGACGAGGCGGCGGTACGGGAGTTCGGCGCGCGACTGGAGCTTCAGGCGGCCTGA
- a CDS encoding ABC transporter substrate-binding protein, which translates to MTGRRRPTSPRPYRFLTCTAAAGAVLISGCGVLPGASGGSREPVTVMTWAPDRSDDADAVNMSGMPAMAKTYARWVNERGGMGGHELRVIVCNEGDTSVGAEKCARDAVRRKVTAVVGSYSRHGRSFMAPLEAAGIPYIGGYGASDEEFTSYVSYPVNGGQSALLAGNGKQLAAGCGQVSLVRPDSIAGDGMPSLLNTSLLAADRPESVDILAPETATSYADQATKALEQAGDGCVTAVLGERTETFFDSFRRLEPEGSGVRISSVLGSVGQPLIDRTGGRNSPFEGAYVTGWYPDSGDARWDGMREVIRKHAFGDNRVDPEDTGVQTTWIAYTALRAVVESLGDSTVTSGRVTAALNHGVRVDTGGLTPVLRWRYKDMVGSSAYPRIVNGKVTFQVVREGRLVADRKGFVDVTETLSDAPNTLG; encoded by the coding sequence ATGACCGGACGGCGACGCCCCACCTCCCCCCGCCCCTACAGGTTCCTCACATGTACGGCGGCGGCCGGGGCAGTGCTGATATCCGGCTGCGGTGTGCTCCCTGGGGCCTCGGGGGGCTCCAGGGAGCCCGTCACCGTGATGACGTGGGCGCCCGACCGTTCGGACGACGCCGACGCGGTGAACATGTCGGGGATGCCGGCGATGGCGAAGACGTACGCCCGCTGGGTCAACGAGCGGGGCGGCATGGGCGGGCACGAGCTGCGCGTGATCGTCTGCAACGAGGGCGACACCTCCGTCGGCGCGGAGAAGTGCGCCCGGGACGCGGTCCGGCGGAAGGTGACCGCGGTCGTCGGGTCCTACAGCCGGCACGGGCGGTCCTTCATGGCCCCGCTGGAGGCCGCCGGAATTCCGTACATCGGTGGGTACGGCGCCTCCGACGAGGAGTTCACCAGCTATGTCTCCTACCCGGTCAACGGCGGCCAGTCGGCGCTCCTGGCGGGCAACGGCAAGCAGCTGGCGGCCGGATGCGGCCAGGTGTCGCTGGTGCGGCCCGACTCGATCGCCGGCGACGGCATGCCGTCGCTCCTCAACACCAGCCTCCTGGCGGCCGACCGGCCCGAGTCCGTGGACATCCTGGCTCCGGAGACGGCCACGTCCTACGCCGACCAGGCGACGAAGGCGCTGGAGCAGGCGGGCGACGGCTGTGTGACGGCGGTGCTCGGCGAACGCACGGAGACCTTCTTCGACTCCTTCCGCCGACTCGAACCGGAGGGCAGCGGGGTGCGGATCTCCTCCGTGCTCGGCAGCGTCGGCCAGCCGCTCATCGACCGCACGGGCGGCCGGAACAGCCCGTTCGAAGGGGCCTACGTCACCGGCTGGTACCCGGATTCGGGCGACGCGCGCTGGGACGGGATGCGCGAGGTGATCCGGAAGCACGCGTTCGGCGACAACCGCGTCGACCCGGAGGACACGGGCGTGCAGACCACCTGGATCGCGTACACGGCGCTGAGGGCGGTCGTCGAGTCGCTCGGCGACTCCACGGTCACCTCCGGCCGGGTCACCGCCGCCCTCAACCACGGTGTGCGGGTCGACACCGGCGGACTGACGCCGGTCCTGCGCTGGCGCTACAAGGACATGGTCGGCTCGTCCGCGTATCCGCGCATCGTCAACGGGAAGGTGACGTTCCAGGTGGTCCGTGAAGGCCGTCTCGTCGCCGACAGGAAGGGCTTCGTGGATGTCACGGAGACCCTGTCCGACGCCCCGAACACCCTGGGCTGA
- a CDS encoding SCO4402 family protein — MGGMPLNDMPWWRWRTNVRSALHMLSDPTFHHECWLAGREGYGDVTDAVYRLVEDTWLDNWSAEKYVGTIFRDSGEAAAVDVAALRVLRIMHQVGADAPVSAYLEHHGWPEAVRAAREAHVMLATNDAEDPDIPPRSLDVIRIMTRAA; from the coding sequence ATGGGCGGCATGCCGCTCAATGACATGCCGTGGTGGCGCTGGCGCACCAACGTGCGCTCGGCGCTGCACATGCTCTCCGACCCCACCTTCCACCACGAGTGCTGGCTGGCCGGCCGGGAAGGGTACGGGGACGTCACCGACGCCGTGTACCGCCTGGTCGAGGACACCTGGCTCGACAACTGGTCCGCCGAGAAATACGTCGGGACGATCTTCCGGGACTCCGGTGAGGCCGCCGCCGTCGATGTCGCCGCGCTGCGGGTGCTGCGCATCATGCACCAGGTCGGCGCGGACGCCCCCGTATCCGCCTATCTGGAACATCACGGCTGGCCGGAGGCCGTCCGGGCGGCCCGCGAGGCGCATGTGATGCTCGCCACGAACGACGCCGAGGATCCGGACATCCCGCCCCGTTCCCTGGACGTCATCCGCATCATGACCAGGGCCGCCTGA
- the purU gene encoding formyltetrahydrofolate deformylase: protein MTAPQPASPAASDAVSGQYVLTLSCPDKQGIVHAVSSYLFMTGCNIEDSQQFGDHDTGLFFMRVHFSADSPVTVDKLRASFAAIGDSFRMDWQIHRSSDRMRIVLMVSKFGHCLNDLLFRSRIGALPVEIAAVVSNHTEFAELVASYGIPFRHLPVTRENKADAEARLLELVREEDVELVVLARYMQVLSDDLCKQLSGRIINIHHSFLPSFKGAKPYHQAHARGVKLIGATAHYVTADLDEGPIIEQEVERVGHDVTPDQLVAIGRDVECQALARAVKWHAERRILLNGRRTVVFA, encoded by the coding sequence ATGACCGCGCCGCAGCCCGCCTCTCCCGCCGCCTCGGACGCCGTATCCGGGCAGTACGTCCTCACTCTTTCGTGCCCCGACAAACAGGGCATCGTGCACGCCGTGTCGAGCTACCTCTTCATGACCGGGTGCAACATCGAGGACAGTCAGCAGTTCGGCGATCACGACACGGGTCTGTTCTTCATGCGCGTCCACTTCTCGGCGGACTCCCCGGTGACGGTGGACAAGCTGCGGGCCAGCTTCGCGGCCATCGGGGACTCCTTCCGGATGGACTGGCAGATCCACCGGTCCTCGGACCGGATGCGGATCGTGCTGATGGTCAGCAAGTTCGGGCACTGCCTGAACGACCTGCTGTTCCGCTCCCGGATCGGCGCGTTGCCGGTCGAGATCGCGGCCGTCGTCTCCAACCACACGGAGTTCGCCGAGCTCGTCGCCTCGTACGGCATCCCCTTCCGGCACCTTCCGGTGACCAGGGAGAACAAGGCGGACGCCGAGGCGCGGCTGCTGGAGCTGGTGCGCGAGGAGGATGTCGAACTGGTCGTCCTGGCCCGGTACATGCAGGTCCTCTCGGACGACCTCTGCAAGCAGCTGAGCGGCCGGATCATCAACATCCACCACTCGTTCCTGCCGAGCTTCAAGGGTGCGAAGCCGTACCACCAGGCGCATGCGCGCGGTGTGAAGCTGATCGGCGCGACCGCGCACTATGTGACCGCGGACCTCGACGAGGGCCCGATCATCGAGCAGGAGGTCGAGCGGGTCGGTCACGACGTGACGCCGGACCAGCTCGTGGCGATCGGCCGCGACGTGGAGTGCCAGGCGCTCGCGCGCGCGGTGAAGTGGCACGCGGAACGGCGGATTCTGCTCAACGGCCGCCGTACGGTGGTCTTCGCGTAG
- a CDS encoding maleylpyruvate isomerase N-terminal domain-containing protein translates to MTGEDDNGRESRGRDDEVRGAPRIPAPRGAADDLDDLDLAAVMRRAALQDVRREPPPEEPAPEEPAPQAPPAVEPVHEAPPAAASAPVCPAPDEHPPEAPSAEAPAAPTEPEPEVMSAAPVLSHQVLKSLLGAWALSACSAGETAAVEDHLTECAVCADEALRLRDAVGLLHTDRSLDLDPTLRSRVIDGCLGRRPAEIPVPGWAAPYDAETARLDALLRDIGDAEWHAPVRLKWFESERAVHRRTTVAGVIGHLMAVDGLVSAALGLDDPVGTGDVPFSPTERTETYWSAARLPPTRTVREPWRDQTHELIRTVSFAGRDIADHSVSYGDFALPLRDSLLDRAFECWMHGGDIADAVDYPYGAPSAPHLHRMIDLAARLLPAALAGRRRTGLAAPAKELVMAGSPGRSLHLEVEGHGGGNWYIALDSPAAVGSPDHAVAQVALDGVEFCRLVAGHISPVDAAAGQEGDREAIRDVLFAAASLSRL, encoded by the coding sequence GTGACCGGCGAAGACGACAACGGCCGCGAGAGCCGCGGGCGCGACGACGAGGTACGGGGTGCGCCGCGCATACCGGCACCCCGTGGCGCAGCGGACGACCTCGACGACCTGGACCTCGCCGCCGTCATGCGCAGGGCCGCCCTCCAGGACGTACGGCGCGAGCCCCCGCCGGAGGAACCCGCGCCCGAGGAGCCCGCGCCGCAGGCGCCCCCGGCCGTCGAACCCGTGCACGAGGCGCCGCCGGCCGCGGCATCGGCGCCGGTCTGCCCCGCGCCGGACGAGCACCCACCCGAGGCGCCCTCGGCCGAAGCGCCCGCCGCCCCTACGGAACCGGAGCCCGAGGTGATGTCGGCCGCGCCGGTCCTCTCCCACCAGGTCCTCAAATCCCTCCTCGGCGCCTGGGCCCTCTCGGCCTGCTCGGCCGGGGAGACCGCGGCCGTCGAGGATCACCTCACCGAGTGCGCCGTCTGCGCGGACGAGGCCCTGCGGCTGCGCGACGCGGTGGGGCTGCTGCACACCGACCGCTCCCTGGACCTCGACCCGACGCTGCGTTCCCGGGTGATCGACGGCTGCCTGGGGCGTCGTCCGGCCGAGATCCCCGTACCGGGCTGGGCCGCACCGTACGACGCCGAGACCGCGCGGCTGGATGCCCTGCTGCGGGACATCGGCGACGCGGAATGGCACGCCCCGGTGCGGCTGAAGTGGTTCGAGAGCGAGCGCGCGGTCCACCGCAGAACGACGGTCGCCGGGGTGATCGGCCATCTCATGGCCGTCGACGGGCTGGTCTCCGCGGCCCTCGGCCTCGACGACCCGGTCGGGACCGGCGACGTGCCGTTCTCCCCCACCGAGCGCACCGAGACGTACTGGTCGGCCGCGCGCCTGCCACCCACCCGGACCGTCCGTGAACCCTGGCGCGACCAGACCCACGAGCTGATCCGCACGGTGTCCTTCGCCGGCCGCGACATCGCGGACCACTCCGTCTCCTACGGGGACTTCGCCCTCCCGCTCCGGGACTCGCTGCTGGACCGGGCGTTCGAGTGCTGGATGCACGGCGGGGACATCGCCGACGCGGTGGACTACCCGTACGGGGCACCGTCCGCCCCGCATCTGCACCGGATGATCGACCTGGCGGCCCGGCTGCTCCCCGCCGCGCTCGCCGGTCGCCGTCGTACGGGCCTTGCCGCACCGGCCAAGGAACTGGTCATGGCCGGTTCACCGGGCCGCTCGCTCCATCTGGAGGTCGAGGGACACGGCGGCGGCAACTGGTACATCGCACTGGACTCCCCGGCCGCCGTCGGCTCCCCCGATCACGCGGTGGCACAGGTCGCGCTCGACGGGGTGGAGTTCTGCCGGCTGGTCGCGGGCCACATCTCCCCGGTGGACGCGGCGGCGGGCCAGGAGGGCGACCGCGAGGCGATCCGCGACGTACTGTTCGCGGCGGCCTCGCTCAGCCGCCTGTAG
- a CDS encoding RNA polymerase sigma factor, with protein sequence MAKDAPPRWDRRMQQRLARGEAAALGELYDRFAALVHSQANRMLDDEDAADLVTREVFGQVWENPHAYDPQQGSMRSWVARLTHRQSVKRLRTTEASSYEEEHGHGAVLDPEELERRVRRATAAARADYIVASMPAPLRAALELAYIQRRDYRQTAADLGVTEDEARRRLRLGLQLLSTANARPLEGSSPPGYGRTL encoded by the coding sequence ATGGCGAAGGACGCACCTCCCCGCTGGGACCGCAGGATGCAGCAACGGCTGGCACGCGGCGAGGCGGCGGCACTCGGCGAGCTCTACGACCGGTTCGCCGCGCTGGTCCACAGCCAGGCGAACCGGATGCTCGACGACGAGGACGCCGCCGACCTGGTGACCCGCGAGGTCTTCGGCCAGGTCTGGGAGAACCCCCACGCGTACGACCCCCAGCAGGGCTCGATGCGGTCCTGGGTGGCCCGGCTCACCCACCGCCAGTCCGTGAAACGGCTGCGCACGACGGAAGCCTCCTCCTACGAGGAGGAGCACGGGCACGGCGCCGTACTCGACCCGGAGGAGCTGGAGCGGCGCGTGCGCAGGGCCACCGCCGCGGCCCGCGCCGACTACATCGTCGCCTCCATGCCCGCACCCCTGCGCGCCGCGCTGGAACTCGCGTACATCCAGCGCCGGGACTACCGGCAGACCGCGGCCGACCTCGGAGTGACCGAGGACGAGGCCAGGCGACGGCTCCGGCTGGGACTCCAGCTGCTGTCCACCGCGAACGCCCGGCCACTGGAAGGGTCCTCGCCACCCGGATACGGTCGGACACTGTGA
- a CDS encoding STAS domain-containing protein encodes MTLKVDETEQGAWTVLRIRGELDLVTSPVVRQSVHDAVAEGRHDVVLDLSDVFFCDSSGVGVLIASRRLMKSCGGRLRLILPARGAEDGSHVNRVLAALGVRRLFAVFSDTAAAVDEEAQPLSA; translated from the coding sequence GTGACACTGAAGGTGGACGAGACCGAACAGGGCGCGTGGACCGTGCTGAGGATCCGGGGTGAACTGGATCTGGTGACCTCACCCGTCGTCCGTCAGTCCGTGCACGACGCGGTCGCCGAGGGCCGCCACGACGTGGTGCTCGACCTGTCGGACGTCTTCTTCTGCGATTCCAGCGGGGTCGGCGTGCTGATCGCCTCGCGCCGTCTGATGAAGTCCTGCGGCGGCCGGCTGCGGCTGATTCTCCCGGCCCGGGGGGCCGAGGACGGCTCCCACGTCAACCGGGTGCTCGCCGCGCTCGGGGTGCGCCGGCTCTTCGCGGTCTTCTCCGACACGGCGGCCGCCGTCGACGAGGAAGCCCAGCCGCTCTCCGCCTGA